A stretch of the Malus sylvestris chromosome 10, drMalSylv7.2, whole genome shotgun sequence genome encodes the following:
- the LOC126587982 gene encoding thymidine kinase a-like — MLAISRMKAFISSAPHVSKTTPFALLSLASSSKSCSFSPPTLFQKPNLLLPKPNIFLPKRSIFSPQNVRCLQMEAESHQRSGEIHVIVGPMFAGKTTTLLRKVQSEIGDGRNVAIIKSIKDTRYGLDSIVTHDGVKLPCWPLKDLSSFKQKFTPEAYDKLDVIGIDEAQFFEDLYDFCSEAADHDGKKVIVAGLDGDYLRRSFGSVLDIIPLADSVTKLTARCELCGKRAFFTLRKTEELQTELIGGADVYMPVCRQHYVGGQVAVEAARVVLESQVQCAS, encoded by the exons ATGTTAGCTATTTCGAGAATGAAGGCCTTCATCTCCTCCGCCCCTCACGTTTCCAAGACCACACCTTTCGCCCTTCTATCTTTAGCCTCCTCCTCCAAGTCTTGCTCTTTCAGCCCTCCAACCCTTTTCCAAAAACCCAATCTTCTCCTCCCGAAACCCAATATTTTTCTCCCCAAAAGATCCATTTTTTCACCTCAGAACGTCCGTTGTCTGCAAATGGAGGCGGAATCTCACCAGCGCTCCGGTGAGATTCACGTCATCGTCGGCCCCATGTTCGCCGGCAAGACTACCACGCTTCTTCGCAAAGTTCAGTCCGAGATAGGCGACGGCAG AAATGTTGCTATAATCAAATCGATCAAGGATACAAGATATGGATTGGATTCAATTGTGACACATGACGGGGTCAAGTTGCCATGCTGGCCTTTGAAAGATTTATCATCGTTCAAACAAAAGTTTACCCCTGAGGCATATGATAAG CTAGATGTGATTGGTATCGACGAAGCTCAATTCTTTGAAGACCTGTATGATTTCTGCTCTGAAGCTGCTGATCATGATGGTAAAAAAGTGATAGTCGCTGGACTAGATGGTGACTATTTAAG gaggagctttggttcTGTGCTAGATATCATTCCCCTTGCTGACTCTGTAACCAAGTTAACTGCTCGATGCGAACTTTGTGGGAAACGTGCTTTCTTTACACTAAGAAAGACGGAGGAGTTGCAGACTGAACTCATTGGCGGGGCTGACGTCTACATGCCTGTCTGCCGGCAACACTACGTTGGTGGCCAAGTGGCCGTAGAAGCTGCGAGAGTTGTGCTGGAGTCTCAAGTTCAGTGTGCATCATAG
- the LOC126587119 gene encoding pentatricopeptide repeat-containing protein At1g11290, chloroplastic-like, giving the protein MFQRSPHILHSPRLKCLHFPATQTTPFSTLSSLFSLCTEPRKLQQIHARFVLQGLHQNPTLSSQLIDRYANLGLLGRSEQVFNSVTDPSPILYDAIIRKLSEFGQFEKTLLVYNEMVMKSIYPDGYTYRFVLKSCSDARIGGKIHGHVVKLGIDSYDLVGAALVDMYGRYGGFGNAGEVVDEMSVWEGGLDFSISEASQSGKAMEKLELESVNSVTVINLLRSSVDLNSLKAGKAVHCVVVVRNLCEDLSVNTALLSMYAKLGDLKYAELLFGTMPDKDSVVWNIMISAYARNRHPKESLELLRCMGRSGVRADLFTAIPAISSIAQLRAVDWGKQMHAHVIRNGSDYQVSIHNSLIDMYCACDDLNSARKIFDLVPNKTVVSWSAMIKGYVSHDQSLDALSLFAKMKVDGLVVDFITVINILPACVNLGALENVKYLHGYSMKLSLNSLSSVNTAFLVSYAKCGCIEMARKLFDEENINTKDVITWNSMISAYAKHGDWSRSFELYHQMKNSSLKPDQVTFLGVLTACVNAGLVQEGKECFKEMVEKYDCQPSHEHYACMVDLLGRAGHVNEARELVKSMPFRPDARVWGPLLSACKLHSETGVAEFAAEKLITMEPKNPGNYILLANIYAAAGKWDGVAKMRSSLRNIGLKKTPGLSWVEINGRQHEFRVADRSHPRSDGIYGILRNLEWEIKDARDRDSVWKQS; this is encoded by the coding sequence ATGTTTCAACGGTCACCACATATTCTCCACAGCCCTCGCCTCAAATGCCTTCACTTTCCCGCTACCCAAACAACCCCTTTCAGCACGCTCTCCTCCCTCTTCAGCCTCTGCACCGAACCCAGAAAGCTCCAGCAAATCCACGCCAGGTTCGTCCTTCAGGGCCTGCACCAAAACCCAACACTCTCTTCCCAACTCATCGACCGCTATGCCAACCTCGGCCTCCTCGGTCGTTCCGAACAGGTCTTCAACTCTGTCACCGATCCAAGTCCGATTCTTTACGACGCAATCATTAGAAAGCTGTCGGAGTTTGGTCAATTCGAGAAAACCCTTTTGGTTTACAACGAAATGGTCATGAAATCAATTTACCCAGATGGATATACTTACCGTTTTGTTTTGAAATCGTGTTCGGATGCTAGAATTGGGGGAAAGATTCATGGGCATGTGGTGAAATTGGGTATTGATTCGTATGATTTGGTGGGTGCTGCTTTGGTTGATATGTATGGAAGGTATGGTGGATTTGGGAATGCAGGAGAGGTGGTTGATGAAATGTCTGTTTGGGAGGGTGGTTTGGatttttcgatttctgaggctTCGCAAAGCGGGAAAGCAATGGAGAAACTTGAGCTTGAATCGGTTAATTCAGTTACTGTGATTAACTTGCTGAGATCAAGTGTGGATTTGAACTCACTGAAGGCGGGAAAGGCTGTTCATTGCGTGGTGGTTGTGAGAAATTTGTGTGAGGATTTGTCTGTGAATACTGCATTGTTGTCTATGTATGCCAAGTTGGGTGATTTGAAATATGCAGAATTGTTGTTTGGAACAATGCCTGACAAGGACTCTGTTGTTTGGAACATAATGATCTCAGCTTATGCTCGAAATCGGCATCCTAAGGAATCACTTGAGCTATTGAGATGCATGGGAAGATCAGGGGTTAGAGCTGATTTATTCACTGCAATCCCTGCAATTTCGTCAATTGCGCAGTTAAGAGCTGTTGATTGGGGCAAGCAAATGCATGCTCATGTGATAAGAAATGGTTCAGATTATCAAGTTTCTATTCACAATTCTCTTATTGACATGTACTGTGCTTGTGATGATCTGAATTCGGCACGAAAGATTTTCGACTTGGTGCCTAACAAGACTGTGGTTTCATGGAGTGCAATGATCAAAGGATATGTATCCCATGATCAGAGTCTTGACGCGCTTTCTCTCTTCGCCAAGATGAAAGTTGATGGATTAGTTGTCGATTTCATTACAGTAATTAACATCTTGCCTGCTTGTGTGAACCTTGGGGCACTAGAGAATGTAAAGTACCTTCATGGGTACTCAATGAAACTCAGCCTCAACTCGCTTTCATCTGTTAATACGGCGTTTCTAGTCAGCTATGCGAAATGTGGATGCATAGAGATGGCCCGGAAGCTTTTTGACGAAGAAAACATCAACACTAAAGATGTAATCACGTGGAATTCTATGATTAGCGCGTATGCTAAGCATGGAGACTGGTCTCGTTCTTTCGAGTTGTACCACCAAATGAAGAACTCGAGCTTGAAGCCAGATCAAGTAACCTTTCTAGGAGTACTGACAGCCTGTGTAAATGCAGGTCTTGTTCAAGAAGGAAAGGAATGTTTCAAGGAGATGGTTGAAAAATACGATTGCCAACCAAGCCATGAACACTATGCTTGCATGGTGGATCTGCTAGGGCGTGCCGGACATGTCAACGAAGCCAGAGAGCTAGTAAAATCTATGCCTTTCAGACCGGATGCTCGGGTTTGGGGGCCTTTGTTGAGCGCTTGCAAGTTGCATTCGGAGACTGGAGTTGCAGAGTTCGCTGCTGAGAAGCTTATAACCATGGAACCGAAAAATCCCGGAAATTATATATTGCTTGCCAACATATATGCTGCAGCTGGCAAGTGGGATGGAGTTGCTAAGATGAGGAGTTCCCTCAGAAACATAGGCCTGAAGAAAACTCCCGGACTGAGCTGGGTAGAGATAAACGGACGTCAACATGAATTCCGAGTAGCGGACCGTTCTCATCCGAGATCCGACGGTATATATGGCATATTAAGAAACCTGGAGTGGGAAATCAAGGATGCAAGAGACAGAGATAGTGTATGGAAACAGTCATAA